Below is a genomic region from Hippea sp. KM1.
CTTGGCACAGGCAAGCATCGCTATAGGCAACTCTGGTATCATAGGCATATAGATAACAACAACATCGCCCTTTTTAACGCCCAAGGTCTTTAAGACATTGGCAAACTTGTTTATCTGGTATTGAAGCTCTCTGTAGGTCAGTATCCTACTCTCACCCTGCTCACTCTCCCAGATAATCGCAGCCCTGTTCTTTTTTCTTGTTGTAACATGCCTATCGACGCAGTTATAACACATGTTGAGCTTGCCACCCACGAAGAACTTATAAAACGGCGCATTTGAATCATCGAAGACCTTTTTATACGGCTCAAACCAGCTTATTTCCCTCTTTGCAAAGTAATCCCAAAACCCCTCAAAATCCTTTTCAGCCCACTCCCTTAACCTATTGTATTCTTCCGGTTTAAGATTGGCCCTTTCCAAAAAATCCTTAGACACCTCGATTTTTTTTGCTCCTGTCACCGTCCTCTCCCCCTTAATATAACTATTTTTTAACTTTATCTGGAGCATTTTACCACAGACAAGCCAAAACCGTCAAGTTAAGCCATAGTTAAATTAATTTGCCCTTGATTTAGAACCATTTTTCATTATAATTTTTAAATAGAAATTTATAGTTTTTTAGGAGGTTTTATCTATGCACTTGGTGGATACCATCGTGGGTCAGTTGTTCTGGATTATCTTCTTCATAATGCTTTTCTATCCCTATTTCAAATCCCAATCGCTTGAGGGCAACAGGATAAGGCTCATAAGGGATTTGGAGAAGAAGAACTCATCGAGGGTTATAACCCTCATACACCGACAGGAGACAAAATCGCTATTCGGGTTCTTTTCAATGAGGTTTTTAGACATTGAGGATTCTGAGGCCATCTTAAGGGCCATTCGCATAACGCCTGAGGATATGCCCATTGATATGATTATACACACACCGGGCGGTGTCGCTTTGGCAGCCACGCAGATAGCCAATGCCCTTGCCGATAGAAAGGCCAAGGTCAGGGTTATAGTGCCGCATTATGCTATGTCTGGCGGCACACTGATAGCCTTAGCAGCAGATGAGATAATCATGGACGATTACGCCGTTTTGGGCCCTATAGATCCGCAGCTTGGCAGTGAACCTGCAGCAAGCATAGTGAAGATAAAAGAGCTCAAAGAGATAAAGGATATCAGCGATGAGACGCTCATAAAGATAGATGTCAGCCAGAAGGCCCTAAAGCAGATGCATGCAACGGCCAAAAGCATACTCATAAAGAAGGGGTATGATGAGGATACGGCCGATAGGATAGCAAAAGAGCTCTCAAGCGGTAAATGGACACACGACTATCCGATAACGGTAAACCAGGCAAAAGAACTGGGTTTGAAAATCTCCACCGATGTTCCAAAAGAGGTCTATGCCTTGATGGAGTTATACCCACAGCCAACGGCAACCCAATCGGTAAATTACATACCGCTGCCGTACAACAGGCCCGGTGATACGCACAGCAATACAAAAAGGGATACTTGACTTTTGTAAAAAAAGCTTATTATTGAAAAAAATATTTGTGTTTGGGAGGTGGGCATGAGAAACGCAACACTCAAAACAAAACTCTCCATCGTAATCGCAATTACATCGATAGCCCTGCTGTTTTTTGCAGGCTCTCTGGTTTTGACCAAGTTTGAAGCATACTCAAACCTTTCAGAGTCAAGATCGCTGGTTGAGCTGTCGGTAAAGATAGGAGATCTGGTTCATGAACTGCAGAAAGAGAGGGGTGCAAGCGCCGGATTTATCGGTGCAAAGGGAACCAAATTCAGGGAAATCCTATCCAATCAGCGCATCCAGACCGACCAGAAACTAAAGGATCTGCTCAGCCTGGCAAAGCACATAAACATAGACAAAAACCCCCGCTTTGCCAAATACTTCAAGGCCGCATTGAGTGAGCTAAACGGTTTATCCTCCATGAGAAGGAGGGTTGATAGCCTATCCATAGGCGTCAGACAGGAGGTTGCATATTACACCCAGATCAATGCAAATCTATTAAACGCCGTTGGAGCCATAGGATTTGAAACCGACAACTCCCACATATCAAAGGATTTAAACGCCTATACAAACTTCTTACTCTCCAAGGAAAGGGCAGGTATAGAAAGGGCTGTTCTATCCAACACATTTGCCCAGAACCATTTTGGCCCCGGCATGTATGAGAAATTCATAACACTTATAGCCGAGCAGAACGCATACATGCACTCCTTTGAGATATCGGCAAACGACAAGTTCCTAAACTATTACAGAACGCACTTCCAGGGCCCCAGCATTGAAGAGGTCAACAAGATGAGGCAAATCGCCATAAGCCACTTCGGTAAGGGCAACTTTGGTGTTGATCCGGAGTATTGGTTTAAAACCATAACAAAGAAGATCAATATTTTAAAGAATATCGAAGACTTTATGGAAAAAGCCATTATACACGACCTAAACGAGAGGATCTCAAGTGCCTTCCATGACCTAATAATATATGTAATAACACTTGCACTGGGCATTGTTGCTATAGGAATGCTTGTATTTGCAATATTCAAGTATGTTCTTGCAAATATAATGAAGTTAACAGAGCAGACAAAAGAACTTGCAAGCGGACAGGGCGATCTAACGCAGAGGATAGAGGTTGAATCCCACGATGAGCTTGGAGAGTTGGGCGAGTGGTTCAATAAATTTATAGAGAAAACCCAGATGATGATTAGGGATATAAAGGCCAGTGTCGGCCAGCTCAGCGCACACTCAAGCCAGCTACAGACATCTGCCAATAACATGTCTACCCTCATTGAAGAAACATCCAAGAATACACAGGAGATAGCAACGGCCATGAACGATACAACGGAGGCCGTAAACGGCATAGCACAGGCGACAGAGAACATAAACAACTTAGCAACTGAGGTTGGAGAGGTTAACGCAAGGATGATTGAGAACATCCAGGAAAGGGTCGAAAGGATGAGAAAGAACGCCCTCTTGGCAAAAGAGGCTATGGAGCAGATAAACACCGTCGGTGAGTCCTCCAAAGAGATTGGTCAGATCATAGCCGTGATTAACGAGATAGCCGATCAGACCAACCTACTTGCTCTCAATGCCGCCATTGAGGCAGCAAGAGCTGGTGAGGCAGGACGAGGCTTTGCCGTTGTTGCCGACGAGGTCAGGAAGTTAGCCGAAAGAACACAGAGGGCAACAGAAGAGATCAGGAATATGATCGACAAGATCCAGAACGATACCAATGCAGCCGTCGAAAAGACGCGCCAGGCCAGCGAGATGATACTGCAGGAGGAGAAGAAGGCTCAAGAGGATAAAAACAATGTTGAAGAGGTCGTTGAGAAGACAAACAGGGTTATAGAGGAAATCAACTCAACAAGCGCAGCGACGGAGGAGCTTTCCAGCACATTCTCCGAGATGGATATGCAGATAAAGGATATAGCCGAGGCGGCCAAGGAAAACATCCATGTGGTCGAGGATGTATCAAAAGCCGCAGAACAGCTCAGCCAGATTGCCGCAAATGTGGACAACCTAATAAACAGGTTCAAGGTATAACCCCCCAAAGAAACAGAGCCTCTATGGGCGGCTATATGCCGCCCTTTTTTATTTTGATGCAAGACATAAAAATTTTTGTTGACCCTTTAGTTTTATCTTGATAAAAATTCCTCAAACATTAGGGGAGGTTGGTTTATGAGACGGTTGTTGGTTTTTCTGGTTTTGCTCATAAGCGTTATTGGTTTTGGCCTTACTTCACAGGCAAAGCAGGATAAGATCAAGGTGGCCTTTCTCTATGTAGGCCCGCACAACGACGGCGGCTGGAGTCAGGCACACGATGAAGGCAGGATGTATCTTCAGAAGCATCTGCCATATGTAATCACATCATACAGCGAGAGCGTCCCTGAGGGTGCGGCATGCGAAAAGATCATAAGGGATTATATCCATAAGGGCTATAAGGTGATATTCGGGACAAGCTTCGGTTTCATGGATTCTATGTACAATGTGGCAAAGGACTATCCGAATGCAATCTTTGAGCACTGCTCAGGATACAAAACAAGGAAAAACATGGGCACATACTTCGGAAGGATGTATCAGGTGGACTATCTGGCTGGACTTGTCGCTGGCATGATGACAAAGACAAACTATATAGGCTTCGTTGCACCCTTCCCTATTCCTGAGGTTGTCAGAGAGATAGACTCATTCACCATCGGTGTAAGGGAGGTTAACCCCAAAGCTGAGGTTCATGTAATCTGGACAAACTCCTGGTTCAACCCGGTAAAAGAAAGGAGCGCTGCTGAAACATTCATAGCAAACAAGGCAGACATAATCGTTAGCGGCTGTGACTCACCCGCATCCATCGAGGCAGCAAAGGCTGCAGGCATACACGCCATAGCATACGATAGGGACATACACGATAAGTTCCCCAAAACGGTCTTAACCTCAAGGGCCTGGAACTGGGGCGTTTTCTATGTAAAGGTCTTAAAAGAGATCAAAAACGGCACATGGAAGGCCGGTCAATACTGGGGTGGCCTTGAAACCGGTATAGTAAAATTGGGCAAGTTCGGGGATGATGTGCCAGAAAAGGTAAAAAAATATGTCCTAAAGAGGGCTGAGGAGATCAAAGAGGGCAAGTTCAAGGTGTTTGCAGGCCCTATATACGATCAGCACGGCAAGCTCATGGTTAAGGAAGGCCAGGAGCTGCCCGATAAGGATAAGCTATCCCTTCAGTGGTTCGTTAAGGGCGTTATCGGAAGCATCCCCCATTAAGATGATAAAAAACTATACCGAGGATTGGGCCTACCTTTGGGTCCAATCCCCTTTTTAGTTTATGGAAACAGTATTAAAGACAGAGAACCTAACCAAAGAGTTCCCCGAAACCACAGCAAATAAAGAGATAAATTTTCAGCTAAAGAAAGGCGAGATCCATTCACTCTTGGGTGAAAACGGCGCAGGCAAAACCACACTAATGAACATGCTATACGGCATATACTTACCAACAAGCGGCAATATTTACATAAACGGCAAAAGGGTGTTGATAAGATCACCGCTTGATGCAATCAGGTTGGGCATAGGCATGATACATCAACACTTCATGCTCGTTGAGACGCTAACCGTCCTTGAGAATATTATCTTAGGGCTTAAGGAATACGGCATCCTGATAAACAAAAAGGCGGTGCTAAAAAAGCTTTCAGAGCTTGAAAAGCTATACGGTTTAGCTGTCAACCCAACCGCCAAGATATGGCAGATAGGGGTTGGCGAGCAGCAGAAGGTTGAAATAATCAAGGTGCTCTTCAGGGGCGCAAATATCTTAATCTTGGATGAGCCAACAGCCGTTTTGACACCACAGGAGAGTCAGAACCTATTCAAAATCCTGAATAAGATGAAATCAGACGGTAAATCCATCATCTTCATAACACACAAACTCGAAGAGGTGATGCAGGTATCGGATAGAATCTCTATACTAAGGAGGGGCAGGCTCATAAAAACCATAGACAAAAAGGATACATCAAAGGAGGAGCTTGCAAATCTAATGGTGGATGAAAGCCAGACATGCGAAATCTTCAAAAGGAGCAGCAAAACCAGCGAGGTGATACTCACCATAAGAAACTTGGAGGTTCTATCCGATAAAGGCACAAAGGCGCTAAACGGCATAGACCTGGATGTTTACAAAGGCGAGATATTGGGTATTGCGGGCGTTTCGGGTAATGGCCAGAAGGAGTTGGTTCAGACCATAGCAGGCCTAAGAAAACCCATTAGGGGCAGCATAGTATTCAATGGTGAAAATATAGGCAAAAAATCGCCCTATTACATCATGAAAAAGGGGATAAACTACATACCGGCCGATAGGCTTGCCATGGGTGTTGCTCCAAACCTCTCCGCAATAGACAATACAATCCTAAGGAGATACAGGCGCTTCCCCTTCTCAAAGGGCGGCATAATGAACTATACAAAAGCCTTAGCCTATACGCGAATGATAGCAAAGGCGTATAAGATAAAACTGGACAACCCATTCTCCCCTATTAAGCTTTTATCGGGCGGCAACATGCAAAAACTGATCCTGGCCAGGGAGATGTTAGAAAACCCAAAACTCCTGATAGCATCCTATCCCACAAGGGGCTTAGACATTGCCTCAACACAGTTTTTTAGATCAAAGCTTTCAGAGATAGCAAACAAGGGCAAAACGATTATCCTGGTAAGTGAGGATTTAGATGAGCTTTTGAGCCTTTCCGATAGGATAGCCGTCATGTTTAACGGCAAAATCATGGGGATTGTCGATGCCTCAAAAACAACAAAGACACAGTTAGGGCTTCTAATGGCAGGAGAGAAGGCCTGATGTTTTACTTTGAAAAGAGGAAGCAGACTCCGCTGAAGCTAAAGATAGCCATACCGATAGTATCGCTTCTGATCGGCTTTATCGTGGGGAGCATAGCCATACTGATAACAGGCACCAACCCGTTGATGGTGTATAAGGAGTTATTCTTAAACGCCTTCGGGAGCTGGTATGCCTTTTCCGAAACATTGGTTGCAGCAACACCGCTGATCCTCATCTCTGCAGGCCTGATTATAGTTTTCAAGATGAGCGTGTGGAATATCGGGGCTTTCGGTCAATACATAATGGGAGCGATCTTTAGTTCATACTTTGCCATATTCTTAGACCCATCCATACCAAAGCCCCTGATGCTTTCCATAATGATAGTGGCAAGCTTGATCGGTGGTGCGCTCTGGGCACTGATTCCTACCCTTCTTAAGATATTCTGGGAGGTAAACGAGGTAATAACCACCCTGCTTTTGAACTATGTGGCTTTGTATATACTGAAGTTTCTCATGTATGGACCCTGGAAAAACCCAACGAGTTATGGTTTTCCCTTATCAAAGACATTTCCAGATTCGGCTCAACTCCCTGTTCTATTCAGCGGATACAGGCTAACCATAGCCTTCATATTCGCCCTATTAACCGTTGCAATCGTCTGGTTTCTGCTTAAAAAAACACGGTTTGGGTATGAGGTTAGGGTTATAGGAGACAACCCAACAGCCGCAAGGTATGCGGGCATTAATGTAAATAAGGATATTATCATAGCAATGGCCATAAGCGGTGGACTGGCAGGGCTTGCAGGGATGAGCCAGGTTTCTGGCATCATACACTTCCTGCAGGTTAAGATAAACGCCGATTACGGATACACATCCATAATCGTTGCATGGATATCGTATTTAGAACCGTTTTTGA
It encodes:
- a CDS encoding SDH family Clp fold serine proteinase → MHLVDTIVGQLFWIIFFIMLFYPYFKSQSLEGNRIRLIRDLEKKNSSRVITLIHRQETKSLFGFFSMRFLDIEDSEAILRAIRITPEDMPIDMIIHTPGGVALAATQIANALADRKAKVRVIVPHYAMSGGTLIALAADEIIMDDYAVLGPIDPQLGSEPAASIVKIKELKEIKDISDETLIKIDVSQKALKQMHATAKSILIKKGYDEDTADRIAKELSSGKWTHDYPITVNQAKELGLKISTDVPKEVYALMELYPQPTATQSVNYIPLPYNRPGDTHSNTKRDT
- a CDS encoding methyl-accepting chemotaxis protein, which translates into the protein MRNATLKTKLSIVIAITSIALLFFAGSLVLTKFEAYSNLSESRSLVELSVKIGDLVHELQKERGASAGFIGAKGTKFREILSNQRIQTDQKLKDLLSLAKHINIDKNPRFAKYFKAALSELNGLSSMRRRVDSLSIGVRQEVAYYTQINANLLNAVGAIGFETDNSHISKDLNAYTNFLLSKERAGIERAVLSNTFAQNHFGPGMYEKFITLIAEQNAYMHSFEISANDKFLNYYRTHFQGPSIEEVNKMRQIAISHFGKGNFGVDPEYWFKTITKKINILKNIEDFMEKAIIHDLNERISSAFHDLIIYVITLALGIVAIGMLVFAIFKYVLANIMKLTEQTKELASGQGDLTQRIEVESHDELGELGEWFNKFIEKTQMMIRDIKASVGQLSAHSSQLQTSANNMSTLIEETSKNTQEIATAMNDTTEAVNGIAQATENINNLATEVGEVNARMIENIQERVERMRKNALLAKEAMEQINTVGESSKEIGQIIAVINEIADQTNLLALNAAIEAARAGEAGRGFAVVADEVRKLAERTQRATEEIRNMIDKIQNDTNAAVEKTRQASEMILQEEKKAQEDKNNVEEVVEKTNRVIEEINSTSAATEELSSTFSEMDMQIKDIAEAAKENIHVVEDVSKAAEQLSQIAANVDNLINRFKV
- a CDS encoding BMP family ABC transporter substrate-binding protein is translated as MRRLLVFLVLLISVIGFGLTSQAKQDKIKVAFLYVGPHNDGGWSQAHDEGRMYLQKHLPYVITSYSESVPEGAACEKIIRDYIHKGYKVIFGTSFGFMDSMYNVAKDYPNAIFEHCSGYKTRKNMGTYFGRMYQVDYLAGLVAGMMTKTNYIGFVAPFPIPEVVREIDSFTIGVREVNPKAEVHVIWTNSWFNPVKERSAAETFIANKADIIVSGCDSPASIEAAKAAGIHAIAYDRDIHDKFPKTVLTSRAWNWGVFYVKVLKEIKNGTWKAGQYWGGLETGIVKLGKFGDDVPEKVKKYVLKRAEEIKEGKFKVFAGPIYDQHGKLMVKEGQELPDKDKLSLQWFVKGVIGSIPH
- a CDS encoding ABC transporter ATP-binding protein, which encodes METVLKTENLTKEFPETTANKEINFQLKKGEIHSLLGENGAGKTTLMNMLYGIYLPTSGNIYINGKRVLIRSPLDAIRLGIGMIHQHFMLVETLTVLENIILGLKEYGILINKKAVLKKLSELEKLYGLAVNPTAKIWQIGVGEQQKVEIIKVLFRGANILILDEPTAVLTPQESQNLFKILNKMKSDGKSIIFITHKLEEVMQVSDRISILRRGRLIKTIDKKDTSKEELANLMVDESQTCEIFKRSSKTSEVILTIRNLEVLSDKGTKALNGIDLDVYKGEILGIAGVSGNGQKELVQTIAGLRKPIRGSIVFNGENIGKKSPYYIMKKGINYIPADRLAMGVAPNLSAIDNTILRRYRRFPFSKGGIMNYTKALAYTRMIAKAYKIKLDNPFSPIKLLSGGNMQKLILAREMLENPKLLIASYPTRGLDIASTQFFRSKLSEIANKGKTIILVSEDLDELLSLSDRIAVMFNGKIMGIVDASKTTKTQLGLLMAGEKA
- a CDS encoding ABC transporter permease, whose product is MFYFEKRKQTPLKLKIAIPIVSLLIGFIVGSIAILITGTNPLMVYKELFLNAFGSWYAFSETLVAATPLILISAGLIIVFKMSVWNIGAFGQYIMGAIFSSYFAIFLDPSIPKPLMLSIMIVASLIGGALWALIPTLLKIFWEVNEVITTLLLNYVALYILKFLMYGPWKNPTSYGFPLSKTFPDSAQLPVLFSGYRLTIAFIFALLTVAIVWFLLKKTRFGYEVRVIGDNPTAARYAGINVNKDIIIAMAISGGLAGLAGMSQVSGIIHFLQVKINADYGYTSIIVAWISYLEPFLMLLASILFGGLSSGGYSIQISMRVSYGIVGLIESIVLFSLVGAQIFLNYRIRWKKHES